One genomic window of Quercus robur chromosome 6, dhQueRobu3.1, whole genome shotgun sequence includes the following:
- the LOC126689706 gene encoding uncharacterized protein LOC126689706, with protein sequence MEDAKRRALIKSQAVKKRESGEEVPKVSASAPKRKLTSKSDRPFKQPKVSLEPVVGLMAEGNKTVTPAKQGTGKGLMTAPEGKQERPPSLLRDDSKYALEKLSSIITAEDYEDLGNHSTEAMGETGLFAVAQSLVMMKGLLDRCLNRENTLDRVRAKAEQTEEELGQLHKWRSKMEKKLELSEKVRKELEEKTASALTAIEKKEAEIKELKEEIRHAKEVAVEEYRCSESCLGELSDSFLQGFDDSLRQVKKAYPELDLSMVKLEDQAQTSALPVASENTEDLFGDGAAQGDGESVPSKDVQVAEQKED encoded by the exons atggaagacgcaaaaaggagagctttgatcaaatcccaagccgtcaagaagagggaatccggcgaggaGGTACCTAAGGTGTCGGCTTCAGCCCCTAAGAGGAAACTGACATCAAAATCCGACCGTCCatttaagcaaccaaaggtctctctCGAACCTGTGGTCGGTttaatggctgagggtaacaagaccgtcaccccagctaAGCAGGGGACGGGTAAAGGATTGATGACGGCCCCAGAaggtaagcaagagagacctccCTCCCTTCTCCGCGAcgactccaagtatgcattggagaagctgtcgtccatcatcacggcggaagactatgaagatcttggaaaccattcgacggaggccatgggggagacgggcctctttgccgtcgctcag tccttggtcatgatgaagggactactggaccggtgtctcaaccgtgagaataccttggaccgggtgcgcgcgaaggcggagcagacggaggaagagctcggacaactccataaatggaggtccaagatggagaagaagctggagctttctgagaaggtaaggaaggagctggaggagaagacggccTCTGCGCTGACGGccatagagaaaaaagaggcGGAGATCAAAGAACTCAAGGAAGAGATCCGTCATGCGAAAGAGGTAGCCGTCGAGGAGTACCGATGCTCGGAGTCCTGTTTGGGTGAGCTGTCGGACtccttccttcaaggcttcgatgattctctccgtcaagtcaagaaggcctatccagagctggatttgtcaatggtcaaacttgaggaccaagcccagacttctgccctccccgtcgcctccgaaaatacggaggacctcTTTGGCGACGGCGCTGCTCAAGGAGACGGAGAGTCCGtcccgtcgaaggatgtccaAGTTGCTGAACAAAAGGAAGATTAA